The DNA window CTGGAAAATTTCCATACTTGAGAGTTCATTCTTGCCCAGGAAGCATAGGTTTTGCTGTCCAGAGGAAAGGCTTTTCAGAGCACCCTGATTAGGTAGTCATTCTCCCACTAGGACCAAAACCAGCTTGCTTAACTCCAGCATCCTAAGTTGCATTACTTTACTCGACTGATTTGCAGAAATCTTGAACATTGGAATTTACAACCAAAATAAATGATAGTACTGCTTATACAATAGAAACTACCTTGAAAAATCAGGTCTTTGGGCAGTTTGCTTCAAGCAACCAGAATTACAGGTTGTCATTTACTCGTCCCCCATGATTTGGCTCCCTGTTTGTGAAGAGAGGATAGCATCATCTGGGAATTTCACTGATCTGAAAGTTTACCTTGTTTTTGAGACACATAAATGTACAATGCAATGCATACTCCATCTTCAGAACAGGTTTGCATGATAGAAATGGGGCCAGAAAAACTCTCAATGTATAGTACATTTGTTAACCTGCACGAGCATAGAGTGTGTGGGAGCTGTGCTGAGGTGGGTTTTCAGGCACTACTGCTGCATGCCCTATCATCTGCCTGTTCTCAGAGAGCTAATGATGGCTCTCAATATAGGATGCTCTGAACACAGGATGCTCTGAACATGTCAGCAGCTCAGGTAGAAACCGCTATGTCTTTGGGTAGTTTAGAACTGGGACTATCTTGCCCCAAGGTCTGCTGACTGCTCCATCTTACTGGCCAGACTCAGTAGGCACATGGCTAGCTATTTATAGAGTCAATCTCATGATGCATTCACTCACTGTCCTTTAAATTATACTTCCTGTAGACTAGAAACCATATACAATTGAAAGGCGTTATGGCACAGGGAAATACATTGCTTTTTAATAACCCCACATCTCAGTGAAAATGCTCACCAAGAGGTAAATGATAATTTAATAATGTCAAAAAAGTTTTTTATGTCAATGATTTTTGGACACCGCATTGATTTGATAATTCTGCAAAACCATTTTCAAAGAGGTAGGATTTCCAGCCTCTGAGGCATTTGGGGAACCTTGTCTTTTAGGTCTGCTGTGCATTCCCAGGTGCCAGGGGCAAGGAACGGGGACAAATTTAAATTTTCAAGAGATCAGAATAGTTTGGTCACTGACAGATTGAGGGGAAAGGGCTAGAGCATTCTTGTTGTTTCTTGGCATTCATGTTCCTTGGCCTCACTGAATGTGAGTACCGCTGTGGGAAGAGCTTTATAGGCAGGATAGGGGCAAAGCCTGATTCAGTGAAACCGACAgattttcctatttatttctgaagtgcACAGCAGGGATGGGAGACCCAACAGCTTGTGTAAAAAAACATGGGAAGCACTGTTGTGACCATCCATCATCTCTGCTATGAGTGACCTTCTGGTGGGCTTGTTGAAAACATTTCATGGAGCAAAGAGGCCTCCAGGCAGTTACTCTGCAGTGGTGTTCCCAAATATCTCTTCTACATTCATCCCTGCTTTGAATGCTTGCGTCTTGGAGTCAGATCTTCAGGCCAGAGTGTTGCAGGGTCTGCGATATCACTGATCTGACATGTAGAACAATGAATCCTTCATCCCCAGTGGACCCTTTGGGGCTTGTTTTGTGTCTCAGAAAGTAACTAAGGAGGGTGGTGTGAGGTGTGAGTTAACAACAGATTTTGCCAGATGCTGAAGCCTTATTGCTTGCTTCTTATGCctgttgctttttctgcctGCATCAAGGCTTAATGTGTTTTGGTGTGTGGGCTGCCCTCATGCAGGCATACTCCCTCCTCCTCATCACCATGGggccagctgcaggcagctgtCCTCTGTGCTGGGGAAAGGACAAGTTTGACACTGCCTAGGGCTGTGCAGATCAAATTAATCTTAGTCTGTGATGACACTGCCAACCTCTCAGAGTGGGAGAGACTGTTTAGTGAAAGTAGATGAAGAGTAGAGAAATGTGTCAGTTATCTTCTCGGTCATATTGAAGAGTGAGATACACTTGCAGTTTGTAagattattgttgttgttgttgtaaaCAAAGGGAAATCAATCAAAGCGAAGtaagaacaagaggagcattTTAATTGGTAACAGCTTGtatgaaataaaacacaagacTGCAGTTGTCTCAGCAAAAAGATCACTTTCAGCTCTTTTAGTGTTGCAATGCATAGAATATAAAACTGTAAGAGCAAACAGCACCCCTGTCTGCCCCACCCTAAATCCCTATTTATTTCCAGCCAGTTTCTtggttgctttgctttcccatAAAAATGCATCCACAAGGCTGTGACATGCTCTGAGGAATGGTAGGGCAGTTTTCACCTGTGAAGGTCAAGAtggcagaaaagcaaagccCAATGTCCCTGGGAGTGCCTGCACAGGCAAGGGAGAGGAACCATGAAGTCATGCAGCTACAGCAGCCTGATTTCCCAAGAGCACTTTGCCTTTGCTGAGATCTTGGGACCTTCCTGTGATCTGCAGGTGATTTTACGCTCATCCCATGAAGCAGGGCAGATAGCCAGGGCCTCAAAGACAGCATTGTCTCAGTACCTGCTATGTTGCTGCTCCTCTGCTAGCTCTTATTTCCCCCCCTCCTAGCTAGCTGCCGTATTGGCACAGCTTGTGCTTTGTGCTGGGTATCAAAGCTGTGCTAGTGGCAGGGACGCGATATAGAGGGTTTCTCAGCCTTCACTCAGTTTGTGCGAGGACTGTCTGCTCTGCCCTGCATCTTTCTGTTGTCTCTTCTCTGCAATCTCTACTTACACACAGCAACTTTCATTGTGTTTCTGTGCTACTCAGCGAGCAGTGATGCATCCTTTATGCCAGCTGGATGCAGAGAAGCTGCATTGTCTGGATCCACAAGATCTCTGTTTTGTGCGGGTCTAGACTGTGGCAGACTTGAATTCATAGTGGTGCAGCACTGCTTGTGCTTGACTGGAAAGGTCCTTGTGATCTGAACTACCCATGAAGATGGATCTTCCCTGGGAGGCTCCTATGTGGTGTCTCACTGACTAGCGGCAAGGATGTGGATGGGACTGAGAAACTTGCTTTCTGTGACAGACTGTTTCTGAACTACTTTGTCCCTGTGCTCTAGACGTCACTTTACAGGTGGGTTGTGCAGAAAGGATATAGAATATCTTAGTTTTACATAGCACCTTTTGTTAGAAGGACCCAAGGTACTGACACATATCCAGCTCTGAATTGCAACCTGTTGCAGAGCAGAGCTCCTCCCTAGCTCAAAACAGACTGAATATAGTGACATGTTTTTCCAGGATCTTAGAGTCAACCCCATAATGCATAAAGAACTTTTCCTCCCAGAAGCATCTTTCTGTCATACTTGTGATGCTCAGGTGCCATCCATTACTACCAAAGTTTGCTATTCACTTTGTTTTACAGCTTACTTTGTCACTGCAGGATACTAGCCTAAAGTGGCATGTATTTCCATCAAATTGAGTTTCTTACAAAGGAATTGTAGACTCTTCATCCATGCCCTAAGGTTTCCTGGAGGGAGTAAGGGAGGAGCTGACTCAGGAGAATCCTGCTATATTTTATACAGGCCCCAATAAGTTTGATCCCCTGGCTCAATATTGTCAAGCCAAGCATTTACCCGACAGTACAGCTTATCTCCCTTTTGCAGGGAAATGGGTCTTCCAAAATTTACTGAGCCCTCCACATCTCCCATGTTTGATCCCACAACCCTGTTGAGGGAGGTGTCTGGCACTTTGTTCAGCTCCACTGAAAAAGACTCTTCCATAGGTTTCTTGCGATAGACCTGAGCGTAGATGAAGTAGTAGCCGCTCTGTTTGATTGTGAGGTACTGGTCATCGTCCTTCTGCACAAAGCCATCACAGTGCTCTAAGTTCCACTCCCAGAGCATGGGATCTTCAGAGTTTGAAGGCTTTTTtactgaggaaaaaacagatAAGTTCACCATGGTGATTATATTTAAGGACAACTTTGTTCTGTGTATATAAATGTGTCTTGTTACTGTTTCCCTTTGGTAAATGGTCACACCCAAATCCCTCcctgacttttaaaaattatttttatttattattgttgttattattgaTCTTTCTGACCTTACCAACTCCTCAGAAGTGCTAGGAAGGGGTCTTAACATGCCAGAAGAGTCTGCAAAGCACTCCATGACCATGAGTGTCTTGGAGGAGCTCCCTGCCAGGACAGTTTGGCTGTAAAACCACTCTGGAGACAGGAAACCTTCAAGGCTGAGGTTTCAATCTGAACTGGTCTCTAACAAGTCAAAATTCATGGGCAGAACTTCAGCCAGATCAGAGGTTGATGGGAGTGGCTACCGCAGTCTTCTGCTTGCTGGCTGCCATGATTGTAGCCCTTCACGGGAGCTGAGCCTGAAGGATCTCTTCCCAGatttcctctctctctgtgcCAGATGAGCACATGCTGTCAGCATTAAAGCTAAGGATGGGTGGCAGCTGTCATACTCCTCAGTGTGCAAGCTGACAAACTGGGTAAGGAAACAGCGGCATGCAGCTATGTTAGACTGCATGCAATGAGGGCATGTGTATCTGTAGTACGTAATGCGGTGGAGTCTCAATGCAGAACAGACCAAGTATCATGTAATGGGGACACCCACCTCAGGCCACAGTGCTGGGTGGTACCTTCAGCCACTGCATCTGCCTAGGGGTGCTCCTGGCTGGTCAGGATCTTGCACAGTCAGCAGTCATTAGCTGAAGTTTTATGCATGAAGAAGTGTTTCATTCATTTAACTAAAACTCTCTTGAGGGTCTGAGCTATTATATAGGGAGTTACTTTAGGAGTGCCCTAGGCTGAGCTTAGGGAACTCATGACTAACACTTGGCAGCAGTAAATCTAATCCTTATGATGCTGATTTTGTTGGCCGTTTTCAGGGAGGTGTGTGTGGCCGATTCTGGCTGACAGCCCTGAGTGCAGAGCTGGAGAGTTCTATTTGGCGTGGCCACAGTGTCCCACAGACTGCATTTCTGCAGCCAGAGCTCAcacctgtcctcagagcaggtGTAACCAGGCACGAGGACTGTAAGATGGTCATTTTGTCACAAGACTGACAAAATCAGAAAGTGGGTCTGGCATCGCCATACTTACAAAATCCATGTGCCCAGCATGTCCCTGGTGCCTGTAGAAAGAAGCAGGGTTTGATGagtgttttctgcatttttccacCTATTGGTGAGCTCAACAGAGAAACGTTACCATTACAAGAGCACGAAAGTATTCTGCCAGGAAGGGAAATAACCTTTTTATCCATCATTATAAACACAAGCAAAGATTTGTTATGAAATAACAGTTGTTTTCCAACAAAgtttgaaatgtttaaaatagaTAAGCATTTTCCATATCCACTTTGGTGGAattttcacaaaacaaaaaagataacCATCAGCAGTGCCTAGAGGAGCTCTGTGCTCCTCTCCAGTGCCAGGACTTTCATTTCATTCCTGAATTCTGCTCCTGGCAACTGTCACAAGTGATGTCTCTGCGGACAAGGATTCAACTGACAGCGAGTGCATACACACAGGGGGCTGCACAGTGTTGTGCTGATCCGTCCTCACTAAAACCATGAACCTCTCCTTCTGTGTATCATAGTGAGAAACCACTTAGCACTGATTCGATGTGTGGCAGAGCTGTGCAGTAGCTGTGCACCTCAATAGTCACATGTGCATCTTCTCTGTGGCACTTCATGTTCTATGATTGGCAAAGGTGTGCTTACAGCCATTGCCTCTTCTTTGGAGGCACTCGGGTTTTACAGTCCCTGtgcaaggaggaagaaggaaacgTGGAGGACTGAAGGGATGCTCTCAAGGTCACACCTGATAAGCAGAATGGGGAGGATGGCTTTCTGACTGTTAAGCCTACCTCCCTTTAACTGTTACACTGTACTTAGCTCAAGGCAACAGCCACAGTGCTTACTGATCCACTAGGCAGAGCAACTCCCCATGCTCTTCCAGCCAAAGGAAGGAGGTGACTCTGTAAGTGCCCAGGTGATAAACTGTCAGCGGCAACACTTTTCAATCTATTCCTGTGACTCATGGCTCGGTGATTTTTTATGAACGTCATGCTCTTCCTACACAGCACCTATGTTTTCTCTCTGGTCAGAGAGAACATGCAAAACAGACTTGGGATCAACTTACAGACACACAGACCCAATCCAGTCTTAGTGGATGCAAGCTCTGAAATGCTTGAATTGGCTATTGAGGCACAGCCTCATCTGGTGCCTAGGAAGTTGCTGTCCTGAGTGCTGGGGAGATTGTCAGCTCCCTTGCAGGGAAATGCTTTTATTACTCGGTCCTGCTTTCCTCAGTTATTATGAATCAACAGGTCTAAGGCCAGTTCTTTCACTTACTGAAGCAATTTTGTGCAATATGGAGAAAGAGGGGGTGATGTGGAATATGTGTGAAATGCTGGCTGCTCGTTGCCATCAGAGGGATGCAGTTGTGACTGCACGTCACAGAGTGACTGCTTCACAGCTCCCAGATAGGTGAGAAAGGCTGTGAGAGCAGGGCTAAAAGTaccaaagaaatttttaaaaggggATTCTTTTATTGTCTCCTAAATGGTAGCACTGTAAAGTGCAAGCAGGCTCCCCTCTTGTGGGAATTCAGCAAGTATAATATTCTATAAAAGCAATCAGTGCCTTGTAGGATCAGTCCCCAGAGGTGTTCCTGGCATCATTATGCCACAAGAAGCTGGCAGACCATGAGCACAAGCCAACCTGCCTCTTAACCGAAGGGGACTTTTCCCTTGTTCCCCTGTTGCCCACAACTGGGGCTAGAGGGAGATACATTAGAGTAGAATATGTAAATTTGCATCTCGGACTAGCACTTGGGAGACTGATTTGAAGTTTGGaaaccagaaaataaacaactgGCCTTCAGCAAATGAGTCATTTGGCTCACCCCTGAATTTCTATTCATTGCCGTACATATagatacagacagaaaaaaagcactgaaatcgGCTAACAAAACGCAAAAGACAACTTGACTCAGCAACCGCTGTTTGGCCTAGGCGGTATTAGCACTTGGTAAACTCAAGAGTGAAAATGCTTCATGCCTGCTGAAACACCAGGattcctcagcctcttctgttCTTACAGAGCAACCTCGGTTGATACACATTAGCACAGTGCATACTGttggagcaggagaggaaacaaaagagaaataaaaatggattttaaaaaaagtttatggaaatgaaagcaaaatgctgaagacatttttctgagGAACTGATGGAGATATTAGCAGCTGCAATCTTGGAAAGTAAAAGGGTTAGTTGTCTCCAAAAGGgaaagaatcactaggttgcaGTTAGTTTGTAGCATCAACACAGCAATGTTAGTCATTAGGAATAAATAATATGTGTTGTATCCTCCAGAGTTAGGAGGTTTGCATTGTACTTACCTGTTTAAGATGGAATAAACAGAAGGCAACAGAAACCAGGGCTGAAAtaataatcaaaataaatactaaagCCACTTGACAACATGGGAGTTTCCTTTTCTGTGGAATATTCCCGTTCTCCAGCAGGTTTGGTCCTTCCATGATGCTTAGCCTTGAGACAGCTAGAGTTGAGATGCAAACAGCACCACGGTTGAGAAAGGCACTGCCTGAACTCCTGAGGTCCTTATTGCTGTAGCGTAGCATGGACGCAATTATATGCTGGAAATTTCCCCATTCTAATCAAGCCAAGAGGAGGAGCCACGGCATGTTTCATCACTAGCCTGGGCTAAGGCGCAATGAGTTATCATTTCCTCatgaaactgaggcagagaaatTTCATTTGGCTTCTGGCCCAGAATGACCAAAACGAAACTGGCAGCAGGCTTCAAGGCCTCTGAAAAACTTTGATGCAAGGAGTCAAATTTGCAAACTCTCCAGCAAACGCAAGGTGGAGCGATGAGGTACCAAACCCAGGCACTTCCCAGTGGCTGCATGCGATCTGCTGCTGTCTCCAGAGGTACCAGTGTTTTGTGGCTGAGAAGCTGGCACCAGATACTCATTTTGACAGCACAGATACGGGCACTGAGGGCAGAAGGTCATGTTTGCAGTTCCCTGAGGACAATTCGTGGAGTAAAAGTAAAACTAAACACACCTAACGATATGACTGCAAGCAGGCTCTGCTGTGAAGCTGCAAATAGCAAGTTAGCCCCCCATGGAAACAGTTGCATTGACTGCCATATTGCcattggaggagaaggaaggagagtaGGAAGAGTTGGAATTTCGTAAACGGCCTTCAATTTGCAGTTTGATATAAGCTAGCTGATTTTTTGAAGTCttcctaaaataatttttttgttttgtcctttttatttttccttacctatGTTGTAAATTCCTTAGGAGTTTTAtgaggaaggtaaaaaaaaaaaaggaggagaaggaaaaaacagacaGGCATGAGAAGTGAGGAACAGAGGGAAACTAAACACCtaaaaaatataacttttaaCTATCAGCTTTGAAagttgtttctatttttacattctGCACAATCTTTGGAAAgggttttttgttggtgttCATTTAAAAACGAAATTCTGACACACAAAGATGTCTCTTTGAGGTCTCTCCCAGCTCTGTTGTACTTCCTTGCTGGGCATGCGATGCATGGAAAATGTCCTTTATACGCTTTAGTCTCTCTTCTGCTCTTCCTGATCTGCAGAAGAAACTTCAACTCTTCCAGCTGCACAGAACCAAAGTTACACATCTGTATGTTGCAGGAGAGTGGAATGGAAACAGGAGTTTGAAAAAGGGCACAAGAGTAGAACTAAAAATCCTGAACTGTCGTGTTAGTATTCTGCTTCATCTTTCGAATCCTCACTTAGCAGTGCAGTACACATTGAATTCAAGGGAAACCTGTTTCTGCTGCCTTCAGCCAGGCAGCTTCTGGCTGTGCTGTTGCTGGTTTGGGGGGACACATCATCGCCAGCCCACAGCCACCCATGACCCTGGCTGCTACTCTCCTGGCTTTTTGCAGTCAAGCTTGGAGTTTCTCAGAGGAAAAGCGGGAGGGGAAGCCAAACATGGGAGGGCAGTGCTAGTAGTGAGCTGCCTGCTCACGGCTGGTCCCTGGCAGGGTTCTTTTCCCCTCCGAGCTCGCTTTGGGGCAGGTCAGGGCAAATTGTGGGAAAGGACAGACGCAGGCAGTCTCGGTGCAACTGTtctctgcccccccagcccacaCAGGTTTTCTGCCTGCCTTAGTGACTCCATGTAGCCAATGTGAAGGAGACAGGATACTTTTCACAAACTCTTTCCTAAAATAAGGCAACTGGGGACTTGGCCTGTGCAGGGAGACCCATAAACCTCTCTGAGGTCTGCTTCCCTCTGCACCCCACCTTGGAGTGACACCAGGGAAGAGCAAATGGCAGTCCCTGcaccagctgctttttcttttcctgagatAATTGGGCCGTTTAAGCCATGCATGCTAGAGCCCCTGCTGATCCTCTGCCCTGGCCCTAACCCTGAGGACACCCTGAAATGTAGCAATGTCAGTCTGACAAATCcacactgccagctgcagatagGGATTGTTTATGAACAGAGAGCCTGCTTCTCCCTGGACAACTCCCACAGACTGGTTTAGAAGCCCTATTTTGACCCAAAAATAGTATTGGCATGCAATGATACCCCCCGCCCCAGACACTAGGCTCACTGCTTGTCAGGCTCGTGGCTTTGACCACAAAAAAAGGCACCAGCAATCCTCATTTTAAAGCATACAAGTAAGGCATCCCATGTAgtgcagaggcagaaaagggTCTAAATAGAGGTATAGTTACAAAACTAACCAAGAAAATGTcacaagcagaaaagcagatctCCCAACCACAATTTCAGCAACTTCTTGTTAACCTGCAAAccaaccactttttttttgttcaaagaaAAGGTTATCATTGGTCATAAATAGATCtaaagagcagaaaatattGTTGCCAGTTACTTAGATGAATACAGGGTTAAAATGGGAAGGATGAATAATCTATTGGATTTGAATACTTCCAGACAGTGTACAAACATTTCACTTGGTGGAGGTGGAGTCCGGCTAGtattgtatgtattttatatcAACTATATCATATCCTATGATGTTATGTTAAACACGGAATATAGTAACTTGTGTGACTCACTGTTAAGTGGCAGTGCTGAAGGACTGTGGCCAGGCACtgtaaatctgcttttccatcCTTATCTCTAAATATACTGCTTGGTGCATGAGTGGGGAGAGAGCCCCAACCATGCCAGAATCCCAGGGACGCCACAAGCCCTGTGCAGGGCTGGAGAAGCCCTGGTAGGGAtcagcaagcagcagcacttCATTCTGCACTCCCCAACAGCCTTAGCCAGCCTTGGGAGCACCATAACTACTGCTTAAACTAaggctttcttttcatttgcaaGAATATTTATGGATGCATCTCAACTGTATTTTCTGTACAGACCCTAGcagtttttgttttggtgaGTGTTTAACCATTTTATCCCAGTTAAAATAAGGCTTGGACTAAGCCCAGCAGACCAGAGGATGTGACCACAGCTACATTTGggttcattttcttcctcatttcttgGCATTTCTCAAAAGTAGCCTCAGCTCTCGGAATATGATTTTGCAATAAATGTGTTTATCGACAAAGCACCCACTGTATGCCAAACTTGTCCTTCCTTTTGTTTCCATTGTCTCTCCTAACAGGCCATTAGGAAGGGATAGAAACAAATCCACTGTAAAAGCAGCTGTGCTCCATACAGTGGAGGAAGATGTGACTCTTGCCTGCCTTTTCTCCTTCACTTCCCATTCCTGGTTTCTTTAAAAGACATGGGTTTGACAGGCTTGACATTAGCAACATCACAGTTCAAAGTACATGAAGTTTCTCTCTAGTTTTTGAATTTCCATTGTGTTGGAGTGCATAGGAGCAGGCATTTGACACTgcctattttaaaatctgaagtatCTGTTAGGATGATTAAAGTGGAATGAGAAATTCATGTGCTCATCTGCTGTGCACTCCTAACCTCATTTCCTCTGCCTAAGCCTGGCCCTGGAGACATGTGGTAATTTCAAGGCTCTGGCGCAGATTGGGACTCACAGATGTATCTCCCTAATGTTCAGACGGGAGCTTTCCATTAGCCTGCTTAACACTCATTGATGACCTTTGTTAGCTTGTTtgtcccatcccctctccctc is part of the Phaenicophaeus curvirostris isolate KB17595 chromosome 8, BPBGC_Pcur_1.0, whole genome shotgun sequence genome and encodes:
- the LOC138723140 gene encoding uncharacterized protein — its product is MLRYSNKDLRSSGSAFLNRGAVCISTLAVSRLSIMEGPNLLENGNIPQKRKLPCCQVALVFILIIISALVSVAFCLFHLKQAPGTCWAHGFLKKPSNSEDPMLWEWNLEHCDGFVQKDDDQYLTIKQSGYYFIYAQVYRKKPMEESFSVELNKVPDTSLNRVVGSNMGDVEGSVNFGRPISLQKGDKLYCRVNAWLDNIEPGDQTYWGLYKI